The Chloroflexota bacterium nucleotide sequence AACTCGAGCCCGGCACCGGCGACGAGATCCCGGGTCGTGGCCGAGACGAGCACCTCACCTGGCGCAGCAGCCCCGACGATGCGCGCCGCGAAGTGAACCGCCACACCCCGTAACTCCCTGCCGACCACCTCAACCTCGCCACTATGCACCCCGGCACGGACTTCTAGCCCAAGCCGGCTGGCCGACGCCACCACCCCTGAAGCGCAGCGCACCGCGTTCCCCGGGCTGTCAAAGCGCGCAAAAAAGCCGTCGCCGGCGGTGTCGACCTCAACTGCTCGGTACCGATCGAGCAGGTTGCGCACGTCGTCTCGATGAGCGGCTAGCAGCCGCTTCCAGGGAGCGTCCCCCAGACGCTCCGCTATAACGGTCGAGTCCACGAGGTCAGTGAACAGCAGGGTGGTGAGGATTCGCTCTCCCGGCTCAGCTGGCTTTCCCCAGCCGACTATCCCCTGGAAGTCGATATTCACCACTGGCTCGTCGCCCACCACCCACGCGTCATGGCCGGCTGGGATCTCGTACACGTCGCCCGCGACAAGTTCGCCTTCGCCCTCCACGGTGGCGAAGTGCAGGCAGCCACTGATCATGTAGCCGACGTGGCGAAAGTCGCACAGCTCGGTGCGCGCCACCGGTTTAACGTGGGTCGACCAGCGCCATCCCGGATCGAAGACCGTGCGACCGACTACCAGCGGGCCGATGGAGACCTCGCGGACCGTGCCATGGTCGAACTCGATCAGCTCATCGGGCTGGTCGAAGTTCTTGATATCGAAGGGTGCCATCGCCCGAGTCTCGAACCGGGGCGCGCCTGCGTCAAGGCTCAGGTAACGTGCAGCACACCCACCATGCCGTAGGCCTCATGGCCAGGGAAGTGGCAGATGAAGGTCACGTCCCCCGGCTGGTCGAACGCCAGCGTGGTCTGAGCCGAGCTGAGAGCGCGGACCGAGACTTCGTCCGGACGCTCCCCGTGGGCTGGCTCGGTGCCGGTGCGATGGCGCTCGTGAAAGGCCGCGTCGCCAATCAGCCACTCGTGGTCGATCGGGTCCTCGTTGACCAGCACGAACGTGACCGGGGCGCCGTGCGGGACGGTCATCTCGGCCGGGGTGAAGTGGGAGTAGTGGATCAGGATCTCCAGGCGCTGCGGGGTCGGTGAGGCGCCACAGCCGGCGACGACCGCCGCTCCGAGGAGCAGGGCGATCGCCGCCAGCACGCGGTGGGAGACCATCAGGCTCCGGCCAGCGGCGGGGACTCCCGTCCGCGCAGCATCGAGGCGGCGAACCAGGCCGCCAGCAGCGGCAGCGCCAGGGCGAGGACCAGCAACGCCCAGGCCCGTGGCGTCCACGGCGCCGGGGTGGGTCCATACGGCAGGAAGCCGGCGTCCACGAGCGACGGGGTGCCGCCATCGGGATCGATGGCCAGGTCGAACGTGATGTCCGTCGCGGCGCCGTTCACCCGCACCTTGGTCAGCCATGCGCTGTCGGGGATCCACTCCATGCCCGCATCGGACCGCAGGTCGTCCAGCAGCAGGTCGTTGGCCTTCCCGCTGCGGGCGAGCTCGAGCCCGTTGGGGCCGAACGCGGAGCCGGGTGCGGGCAGCAGGCCCGGGCGGTGGTCGGTCAGCAGGTACACGTCGGCCTCCACGATGTCCGCCTCGGTCTTGCCGAGGGCCAAGATCCGGAGCGGCACCCAGGGGTCGTCGGTCGGGATGGTCAGGTGGACCGGTGTCCCGTCCCCCACTGCCTGACCGCGCTCGGCGGCCGCATCGGCATCGAACACCGCGGCCAGGAAGATTGGTGAACGGTTGGCATAGAAGTCGAGCACTTCCGGCGCATCCGGCGGCAATCGAAATCCGTGCTCGGTGGCCCAGGCGCCGACTTCGGCCCCGCCGCCGCGCAGGATCGTGATGTCCAACGCGTCGATCCGGACCTCGAGCAGGACCTGGGCCTCGGCCGCGCCCACCCGGGCCGCATCCGCGGCGAGGAACAGCTGGGGCTCGGTCTCGATGTTGAGTCGCTGGAGCGTCCAGTCCCCGCCCCGTTCGACCTTGGTCGGAACGTCGGGGAGCGGCACCAGGCTCCCGAATTCACCCTCCCCGCCGGCGAAGGCGAAGGACGTCACGTAGTGTTCGACGCCGTCGTGGTAGCCGGCGAAGGTCGTGGTGCGCAGAAGGTTGACCGCGCCGTTTGGCCCGATCAGGCCTGCACAGCCGAGCGTCGGCCCGGCGAAGGCGAGAAGGGCGGTGGTAGCAGCCACGAGGGAGATCAAACGCCGCATGGGATCGGTCCTCCATCAAGCGGCCCGGCTGCAGGCCATTGCTCAGTTGATGGGGGCAAGACGGCGCCCGACGCCGGAGGGTTCCCGATGCTGACCGATGCCGCCCGGATCACGCGGGCAGCGAGCTAGCCCTCCCGGAAGATCTTGTCGTGCTCGCGGACGTGGTCGGTGACCTGGAGCGCCACGTCGTCGCCAGGTCCCGCGGATTCGACCTTGGCGTGCTCGACCTCCATGGAGTCCACGGTCTGCTCGACGTTTGTGGTGTGGCCGCGGATGTGGATCCGGTCGCCGACGCTGAGCTTATCGGTCAGGGTGACGGCCGCCACCGAGAGGTGGCCGAAGTAATGGGTGACCGACCCGATCGATTGCCCGGGATCGTGCTCTTCAGACATGCGACTCCCTCCGTGCGCTGGAAGGCACTTTCGGTCCCCCGCCGCTCATCGTCAAGGGTCAGGTTGACGTTCCAGCGCCTGGACCAGACGTTTGGGTGCGACCGCACGATAGCTCTCGGCGATCCAGTCCATCAGCATGTCGAGCGGCGCATCCTCTGGCGGGGTGAGCCAGACCCAGTGCCCCCGGTCGAGGCCATAGCCCGGGGAGGTGCCCCACGGCAGTGAGAGCGCCGCGTCGCTCGATTCGGGCAGCTTCACGGTGAGCCCGAAGGGTCGCTCGGCGTCGGGCTGGCCGAAGAACGCGAAGACCTTCTTGCCGACCTTGGCCACGTTCTCGCCCCACGGGTGATCCTCGTAGGCCTCGGGCAGACCCAAGGCGTAGGCGCGCAGCGGCTCTGCGAGTGGATGCACACACAAGAGCCTAGCGGAACATGCGCCGCTGCTTGGTAAGGTCAAACCGGGCCTGGCGGGCGGGGTCGGCGGGCTCGGCGATGACCGCCTCCACCGGCTCCAGGTGACGGGCGACCACGTTCAGCACCGCGCCCTCCACCTGGAGCCGCCCGTCGATGACGAGCAGCGGGTGACGGTGGAGCACGGCCCGATATCTGCGGTACACGTCGGGGCGCAGGGTGATGTTCATCATCCCTGTCTCGTCCTCCAGGGCCAGGAACACGAAGCCCTTGGCGGTCATGGGGTGCTGGATCGAGGTCGCGACCCCACCCATGCGGACGGTGGCGCCGTTCCGCTGCTCCCCGGCGCCGCGGACCGTCAGCACGCCACGCTCGGTCAATCGCTGGCGGAACAGCTCGACGGCGTGGGTCGTGGGCGACAGGCCCAGCTCCCGGTAGTCGGCGGCCACGCGTTCGGCACGACTCATGGGCGGCAGCGTCGCCCCCACCTCGCCCGCGGCGGCATCGGTCAGGCCCAGCGGTGGACGCTGGGGATCGGCATCGGGCAGGGTGGCCCGCAGCTGCCAGAGCAGCTCGCGGCGGGGTATATCGGTCCAGTCGAAGGCGCCGATCGCGATCAGGCGCTCGACCACCGGCTCCGCCAGGCCAGTGCGGGCCACGAAGTCGCGCACGCTCCGGTAGGGACCGATGGCGCGCTCGCGCTCGAGCGCCACGCGCGCGGCCTCGTCGATGCCCTTCACCTGGCGCAGGCCCAGGCGGACGGCGAAGTCGCGGGTCGGGTCGCCGTCGGAACCCGCGTCGGCGGAGTCGCCGATGCGCTCTGTCTCGTGCTCCCAGGCCGAGCGGTTGACATCCACCGGCAGCACGGTCAGGCCGTGCCGGCGCGCGTCGTTGACCAGGGTGGCGGGCGAGTAGAAGCCCAGCGGCTGGTTGTTCAGCAGCCCGGCCAGGTAGTGGGCCGGGTAGCGAAGCCGGAGCCAGGCGGTGTCGTAGGTGATCTTGGCGAAGGCCGCGGCGTGGGCCCGTGCGAAGCCGAACTCGGCGAAGGCGCTGCAGCGGCGAAAGAGATCCTCGGCATCGGGCTCGGTCAAACCGGTTCGTAAGGCGCCGGTAATGAACCGATCCCGCTCCCGCTGCATGGCCTGGTGGGAGCGGTGGGAGCCCATCGCCTTGCGGAAGATGTCGGCCTCGGTGGCGCTATAGCCGCACACCGTGATGGCGATCTGCATGACCTGTTCCTGGTACAGGATCACGCCCAGGGTGTCCTCCAGGATGGGCTGCAGGCTGGGGTGGGCGTAGATCACCTCCTCGGTGCCGGCACGGCGCCGCAGGTACGGATGGACCGCGTTGCCCTGGACCGGGCCGGGGCGAATGATGGCCACCTGGACCACGAGGTCCTCGAATCGCTCGGGATGGGCCTTGGGCAGGGCCTGCATCTGGGCCCGGGACTCGACCTGGAACACGCCCACCGTGTCGGCGGCGCGGATGGAACGGAACACGTCCGGATCGTCATGGGCCAGGGCATCCAGGTCGGGGCGCTGGCCGGTGTCGCGCTCGATGCGGTCCACGGCGTCCGACACCGCGCCCAGGGTCCGCAGGGAGAGCAGGTCGATCTTCACCAGGCCCAGGGCCTCGACGTCCTCCTTGTCGTACTCGGTGACGACCCGACCCGGCATGGTGGCCCGCTCGATGGGGACCAGCTCGGTGATCGGGGTCCGGGTGACGACCATCCCGCCGACGTGGATCCCCAGGTGGCGCGGGAATCCGTCGATCTCGGCGCACAGGGCCAGCAGCCACTGCCATCGGTTGCGCGGCTGGATGACGGCTTCGCCGGGTGGCGCTTCGGCAAGGACCGATGGGCGGGGGCGGCGGTCCACCTGCATGCCGCTCTCCGGATCGACCGGCACGTGCCCATCGTGGCCACTCGGATCGCCGGCCGCCGGAGCACCGGCCGCGTATCGTTGCCGCTCCCAGCCCTCGTGGCGGACCTGGACCGATGATTGGTCCAGGGCCTTCGGCCGGCGGGGTGGGTACCAGCCGCTTTCGCTGTACGGACGCCCGTCGTGATCTCCGGCCGCCTCGCGGGCCCGGGCCTCGGCGGCGGCCAGGTCGGGGCGCAGGGTCGGCCGGCTGCGGAAATGCCACGGGTTGTCGTTGCTGCGGACGACCAGCGGGGCGGCATCGCCGGTATCGGTCCCGACATCGGCTTCCGCATCGGTCTGGCCCAGCTCCTCGAACAGCCAGCCGAACTCGCCGTCCAGCGCCAGGTCGGCCGCCACCTCGGATGCGTCGCGGGTGTCGAGCGCCTTGGCCACCCGGTCCACCACCTCGGCCGGGAAGGCGAGCGCCTTGGCCACCTCACGGACCGCGGATCGGGCGCGGTAGGTAATGACGTTGCAGACCATGGCCGCGTGGTCGGTGCCGTAGCGGCGGTACAGGTACTGGATGATCTCCTCGCGACGGTTGACGTCGAAGTCGATGTCGATGTCGGGCAGCGCGCGGGCCTCATTGATGAAGCGCTCGAACAGGAGCTTGTGCTCGATGGGATCGACCTTGGTGATGCCCAGGCAATAGGCCACGATCGAGTCGCCGGCACTCCCCCTTCCCTGGCCGATGATCCCGTTCCGGCGCGCGAACTCCATCAGGTCCCACACGATCAGGAAGAACTCGGACAGGTTGGTGCGGTCGATGACGCTCAATTCGTGCGTCAGCTGCTCTAGAGCGCGCTTGGTAATGGGCCGATAACGACGCCGTAAGCCGTCCTGGGCAAGCTGGTACAGGTACGAGAACGGCGTCTCCCCGTCGGGAACGGTGAAGCCCGGGAACCGATAGCGCTCGAAGCCCAGGTCCAGCCGGCAGGCCTGGCCGATGGCTGCCGCCCGCGCCATCCCGTCGTGCCAGGCACGCCGGGCGCGAGGGTCGGGCAGGCCGGCGCCGATGGCCGCAATCTGG carries:
- a CDS encoding adenylate/guanylate cyclase domain-containing protein is translated as MAPFDIKNFDQPDELIEFDHGTVREVSIGPLVVGRTVFDPGWRWSTHVKPVARTELCDFRHVGYMISGCLHFATVEGEGELVAGDVYEIPAGHDAWVVGDEPVVNIDFQGIVGWGKPAEPGERILTTLLFTDLVDSTVIAERLGDAPWKRLLAAHRDDVRNLLDRYRAVEVDTAGDGFFARFDSPGNAVRCASGVVASASRLGLEVRAGVHSGEVEVVGRELRGVAVHFAARIVGAAAPGEVLVSATTRDLVAGAGLEFQERGTFELKGISGTRTLYALLPTG
- a CDS encoding cupredoxin domain-containing protein, with the protein product MVSHRVLAAIALLLGAAVVAGCGASPTPQRLEILIHYSHFTPAEMTVPHGAPVTFVLVNEDPIDHEWLIGDAAFHERHRTGTEPAHGERPDEVSVRALSSAQTTLAFDQPGDVTFICHFPGHEAYGMVGVLHVT
- a CDS encoding DUF2330 domain-containing protein, which codes for MRRLISLVAATTALLAFAGPTLGCAGLIGPNGAVNLLRTTTFAGYHDGVEHYVTSFAFAGGEGEFGSLVPLPDVPTKVERGGDWTLQRLNIETEPQLFLAADAARVGAAEAQVLLEVRIDALDITILRGGGAEVGAWATEHGFRLPPDAPEVLDFYANRSPIFLAAVFDADAAAERGQAVGDGTPVHLTIPTDDPWVPLRILALGKTEADIVEADVYLLTDHRPGLLPAPGSAFGPNGLELARSGKANDLLLDDLRSDAGMEWIPDSAWLTKVRVNGAATDITFDLAIDPDGGTPSLVDAGFLPYGPTPAPWTPRAWALLVLALALPLLAAWFAASMLRGRESPPLAGA
- a CDS encoding translation elongation factor-like protein, whose product is MSEEHDPGQSIGSVTHYFGHLSVAAVTLTDKLSVGDRIHIRGHTTNVEQTVDSMEVEHAKVESAGPGDDVALQVTDHVREHDKIFREG
- a CDS encoding MmcQ/YjbR family DNA-binding protein, whose product is MHPLAEPLRAYALGLPEAYEDHPWGENVAKVGKKVFAFFGQPDAERPFGLTVKLPESSDAALSLPWGTSPGYGLDRGHWVWLTPPEDAPLDMLMDWIAESYRAVAPKRLVQALERQPDP
- a CDS encoding PHP domain-containing protein, which gives rise to MVAPDAYCELHVHSNFSFLDGASHPEDLVARAATIGMPALALTDHAGLYGAVRLWKAAEQTRTDEGRAAGLSPVQPILGVELAIPRDERELRAARRGRRMALPLRGPKASRGWPGEHHAGPSPGDHLVLLARDPDGYAALSRLVSAGHLAGEKAFPVFEAAQVAAALVEARGHLIGLSGCRNGEVPRRLLAGERAAARAAAERWARCFSDGDFCVELSHHLLPDDDWLVSELASLADETGLPTVVTNEVHYAEPANHRLQDVLVAIRHGASLDDTRELRLPNAEYDLKTGPQIAAIGAGLPDPRARRAWHDGMARAAAIGQACRLDLGFERYRFPGFTVPDGETPFSYLYQLAQDGLRRRYRPITKRALEQLTHELSVIDRTNLSEFFLIVWDLMEFARRNGIIGQGRGSAGDSIVAYCLGITKVDPIEHKLLFERFINEARALPDIDIDFDVNRREEIIQYLYRRYGTDHAAMVCNVITYRARSAVREVAKALAFPAEVVDRVAKALDTRDASEVAADLALDGEFGWLFEELGQTDAEADVGTDTGDAAPLVVRSNDNPWHFRSRPTLRPDLAAAEARAREAAGDHDGRPYSESGWYPPRRPKALDQSSVQVRHEGWERQRYAAGAPAAGDPSGHDGHVPVDPESGMQVDRRPRPSVLAEAPPGEAVIQPRNRWQWLLALCAEIDGFPRHLGIHVGGMVVTRTPITELVPIERATMPGRVVTEYDKEDVEALGLVKIDLLSLRTLGAVSDAVDRIERDTGQRPDLDALAHDDPDVFRSIRAADTVGVFQVESRAQMQALPKAHPERFEDLVVQVAIIRPGPVQGNAVHPYLRRRAGTEEVIYAHPSLQPILEDTLGVILYQEQVMQIAITVCGYSATEADIFRKAMGSHRSHQAMQRERDRFITGALRTGLTEPDAEDLFRRCSAFAEFGFARAHAAAFAKITYDTAWLRLRYPAHYLAGLLNNQPLGFYSPATLVNDARRHGLTVLPVDVNRSAWEHETERIGDSADAGSDGDPTRDFAVRLGLRQVKGIDEAARVALERERAIGPYRSVRDFVARTGLAEPVVERLIAIGAFDWTDIPRRELLWQLRATLPDADPQRPPLGLTDAAAGEVGATLPPMSRAERVAADYRELGLSPTTHAVELFRQRLTERGVLTVRGAGEQRNGATVRMGGVATSIQHPMTAKGFVFLALEDETGMMNITLRPDVYRRYRAVLHRHPLLVIDGRLQVEGAVLNVVARHLEPVEAVIAEPADPARQARFDLTKQRRMFR